The Bradyrhizobium sp. CCGB01 genome segment GTGCGCAACACGGCGCTGGCCGCCGATGCGCATGTCCGGCGCGACTACGGCGTGCTGTCGCGCGCGCTGCTGGCCGGCGCCTCCGGGCAATTGCGCAACAAGGCGACCACCGCCGGCAATCTGCTGCAACGGACGCGTTGTCCCTATTTCTATGACACCAACCAGCCCTGCAACAAGCGCAGCCCCGGTAGCGGCTGCGCCGCCATCGGCAGCGTGACCCGCCAGCATGCGGTCATCGGCGCGAGCGAGGCCTGCATCGCGACGCATCCGAGCGACATGGCGATCGCCATGCGCGCGCTCGATGCGACCGTTCAGACGGTGCGTCCGGACGGTTCGGTCAGGGATATCCCGATCGCCGATCTCCACCGGCTGCCGGGCGATACCCCGCACATCGAGACCAATCTGACCTCAGGTGAGTTGATCACATCCGTGACGCTGCCGAAGCCGGTCGGCGGAACGCACATCTACCGCAAGGTCCGCGATCGCGCCTCTTACGCGTTCGCGCTGGTTTCGGTGGGAGCCATCGTCCAGCGCGACGGGACTGGCCGCGTTGCCGTCGGCGGTGTCGCGCACAAGCCGTGGCGGGTCGAGGCGGCCGAAGCCGAAATGCCGCATGGCGCCAAGGCCGTCGCCTCGCGCCTGCTCGAAGGCGCGAGGCCGACGAAGGAGAACGCATTCAAGCTTTCGCTGGTGGAGCGAACCCTCGGCGCGGTCCTGACCGAAGTGAAAGGCTGAGCCATGAAGTTCGACACGCCTGCGACCACCAACCCGATCGATCAGCTCAAGATCATCGGTCATGCCACCAGCCGGATCGACGGCCCGCTGAAGACCACGGGACGGGCGACCTATGCCTATGAGTGGCACGATAGTGTCGCGAAGCCCGCCTACGGCTACATCGTCGGGGCGGCCATTGCGAAGGGGCGGATCGCGTCGATGGATCTGTCGCGCGCCAAGGCCGCGCCCGGCGTCCTCGCGATCGTCACGGCCGAAAATGTCGGCAAGCTCGGCAAGGGTAATTACAACACGGCCAAGCTGCTCGGCGGGCCCGAGATCGACCATTATCACCAGGCCGTCGCGGTCGTCGTTGCCGAAACCTTCGAACAGGCCCGCGCCGCGGCCCAATTGGTCCAGGTCAATTACAGCGCGGCGAAGGGCGCCTTCGATCTGTCAGCTGGACGGGATGGCGCTGCCAAGCCTTCCAGTCGCGGTGAAGCGCCGCCCGACACGGCGGTTGGCGATTTTGCCGGCGCCTTCGCCGCGGCGCCGGTGCAAATCGATGCGAGCTACACCACGCCGGACCAGGCCCATGCGATGATGGAGCCGCATGCCTCGATGGCGGCGTGGGATGGCGACAAGCTCACGCTCTGGACCTCCAACCAGATGATTGCCTGGACCACCGGCGACGTCGCCAAGACACTCGGCCTGCCCAAGGAAAACGTTCGGCTGATCTCGCCGTTCATAGGTGGAGGTTTTGGCGGAAAGCTGTTCCTCCGATCGGATGCAGTGCTCGCGGCGCTCGGCGCGCGTGCGGCCAACCGACCGGTCAAGGTGGCATTGCAGCGTCCGTTGATGTTCAACAACACGACGCATCGTCCGGCGACGATCCAGCGCATTCGCATCGGTGCTGGCAGGGACGGCAAGATCACAGCGATCGGACATGAGAGCTGGTCGGGCAATTTGCCGGAGGGCAGGCCGGAAACGGCGGTTCAGCAAACCCGTCTGCTCTATGCCGGCGAGAACCGGATGACGGCGATGCGTCTCGCCATGCTGGATCTGCCCGAGGGCAACGCCATGCGCGCGCCCGGCGAGGCACCGGGCATGATGGCGCTGGAGATCGCCATGGACGAGATGGCGGAACGGCTGGGGCTCGATCCCATTGAATTCCGCGCGCGCAACGACACCCAGGTCGATCCCGAGCATCCGAAGCGTCCCTTCTCGCAGCGGCAGCTCGTCGAATGCATGCGGATCGGCGCGGAGCGGTTCGGCTGGAACAAGCGACATGCCGAGCCCCGCAAACAGCGCGACGGTCGCTGGCTGGTGGGGATGGGCATGGCCGCCGCGTTCCGCAACAACCTTCTGATGAAATCAGGCGCACGCGTTCGCCTCGACGGTCAGGGATTGGTGACCGTCGAGACCGACATGACCGATATCGGAACCGGCAGCTATACCATCATCGCCCAGACCGCTGCGGAGATGATGGGGGTGCCGCTGGAGAAGGTCGTCGTGCGTCTCGGCGACTCCAGCTTCCCGGTATCTGCCGGCTCCGGCGGACAGTTCGGCGCGAACAATTCGACCTCGGGCGTCTATGCCGCCTGCGTCAAGCTGCGCGAGGCCGTGGCGCAGAAGCTCGGCTTCAATTCCGCGGACGTCGCATTCGCGGATGGCCAGGTGTCGTCGGGCAACCGCAGCGTTCCCTTGGGGCAGGCCGCATCCGACGGTGAGCTGAAGGCCGAGGATTCAATCGAGTACGGCGATCTCGCCAAGACCCATCAGCAATCGACGTTCGGCGCACATTTCGTCGAGCTCGGCGTCGACGTCGCAACGGCGGAGATCAGAGTTCGTCGCATGCTTGCCGTCTGTGCCGCAGGTCGCATTCTCAATCCCAAGACGGCGCGCAGCCAAGTCATCGGCG includes the following:
- the paoC gene encoding aldehyde oxidoreductase molybdenum-binding subunit PaoC, which produces MKFDTPATTNPIDQLKIIGHATSRIDGPLKTTGRATYAYEWHDSVAKPAYGYIVGAAIAKGRIASMDLSRAKAAPGVLAIVTAENVGKLGKGNYNTAKLLGGPEIDHYHQAVAVVVAETFEQARAAAQLVQVNYSAAKGAFDLSAGRDGAAKPSSRGEAPPDTAVGDFAGAFAAAPVQIDASYTTPDQAHAMMEPHASMAAWDGDKLTLWTSNQMIAWTTGDVAKTLGLPKENVRLISPFIGGGFGGKLFLRSDAVLAALGARAANRPVKVALQRPLMFNNTTHRPATIQRIRIGAGRDGKITAIGHESWSGNLPEGRPETAVQQTRLLYAGENRMTAMRLAMLDLPEGNAMRAPGEAPGMMALEIAMDEMAERLGLDPIEFRARNDTQVDPEHPKRPFSQRQLVECMRIGAERFGWNKRHAEPRKQRDGRWLVGMGMAAAFRNNLLMKSGARVRLDGQGLVTVETDMTDIGTGSYTIIAQTAAEMMGVPLEKVVVRLGDSSFPVSAGSGGQFGANNSTSGVYAACVKLREAVAQKLGFNSADVAFADGQVSSGNRSVPLGQAASDGELKAEDSIEYGDLAKTHQQSTFGAHFVELGVDVATAEIRVRRMLAVCAAGRILNPKTARSQVIGAMTMGVGAALMEELVVDKRAGFFVNHDLAGYEVPVHADIPHQDTIFLDETDPMSSPMKAKGIAELGICGVAAALANAIYNATGIRVRDYPITLDKLLEHMPDA
- a CDS encoding xanthine dehydrogenase family protein subunit M, producing the protein MKSFTYEKANSPAAAASAAAGNGNAKFIAGGTNLLDLMKLEIETPSHLIDVNGLGFDKIEPTPDGGLRIGALVRNTALAADAHVRRDYGVLSRALLAGASGQLRNKATTAGNLLQRTRCPYFYDTNQPCNKRSPGSGCAAIGSVTRQHAVIGASEACIATHPSDMAIAMRALDATVQTVRPDGSVRDIPIADLHRLPGDTPHIETNLTSGELITSVTLPKPVGGTHIYRKVRDRASYAFALVSVGAIVQRDGTGRVAVGGVAHKPWRVEAAEAEMPHGAKAVASRLLEGARPTKENAFKLSLVERTLGAVLTEVKG